GGTCGGCGTGAGAACCTCGACGCTCGCCTCCATCGTACCGCTGGTCCAGGGGCGCGCCAGCCTTGCGGCCTACACCAGCGCGGCGCACGTCGCGCGAGCGTTCCCACGCTTGATGGGAGCGGCACGGGCGGCCACTCGCTGTTCGCGAACTTCGCGACGAGCACGTTCACGTTCGACGCGACGGCGCTCGGCGGGCTGCCGACGTCGGCCGGCATCGTGTGGACCGACGTGGCGGCCGTGCTCCGGCCCCTCGTCCCTTTTAGCTTTCGGGGATACGCACGACGAACCATCCCAGACGACAGCGACCGTGGCACCACAGTTCATCTACGTCATGAAGGGCCTGCGCAAGGTGATCCCGCCGAACCGGATCATCCTCGACGACATCTGGCTCTCGTTCTATCCCGGCGCGAAGATCGGCGTCCTCGGGCCTAACGGGGCCGGCAAGTCGTCGCTGCTGCGCATCATGGCCGGCGTCGACCAGGACTTCCAGGGCGAGGCGTGGCCGCACAAGGGGACGAAGATCGGCTTCCTGCCGCAGGAGCCGCAGCTCGACCCGACGAAGACCGTGCGTGAGAACGTCGAGGAGGCGCTGAAGGAGCAGCGCGGGAAGCTCACGCGCTTCAACGAGATCAGCGCCGCGTTCGCCGACCCCGACGCGGACTTCGACAAGCTGCTCGAGGAGCAGGCGCGCGTGCAGGAGTACATCGACACGCACGACCTGTGGAACCTCGACAACAAGATCGAGATCGCGATGGACGCGCTGCGCCTGCCGCCCGGCGACGCCGACGTCACGAAGCTTTCGGGCGGCGAGAAGCGACGCGTCGCGCTGTGCAAGGTGCTGCTCGAGGAGCCGGACATGCTGCTGCTCGACGAGCCGACGAACCATCTCGACGCGGAGTCGGTGGCGTGGCTCGAGAAGCATCTCGAGACGTTCCCCGGCACCGTCGTCGCGATCACGCACGACCGCTACTTCCTCGACAACGTCGCGAAGTGGATCCTCGAGCTCGATCGCGGGCGCGGCGTGCCGTACGAGGGGAACTACAGCGGGTGGCTCGAGCAGAAGCGGCAGCGTCTCGCGCAGGAGGAGAAGTCGGCCTCCGCGCGGCAGCGCACGCTGGAGCGCGAGCTGGAGTGGGTGCGCATGTCGCCGCGCGCGCGGCAGTCGAAGAGCAAGGCGCGCCTGCAGGCGTACGAGCAGCTCGCGAGCGAGGCGCAGCAGGAGAAGGTGGTGCAGAACGAGATCGTCATCCCGCCGGCGCCGCGACTCGGCAACGAGGTCGTCGTCGTGCGCGACCTGCGCAAGGGCTTCGGCGACCGGCTGCTCATCGACGACCTGTCGTTCTCGCTGCCCCGCGCGGGCATCGTCGGGATCATCGGGCCTAACGGCGCCGGCAAGACGACGTTCTTCAAGATGATCGCCGGCCAGGAGACGCCGGACGACGGCGACGTGAAGATCGGCGAGACGGTGGTGATGGGCTACGTCGACCAGAACCGCACGCTGAACCCGACGAACACGGTGTGGCAGGAGGTCTCGGGCGGGTCGGACACGATCATGGTCGGCAAGCGCGAGATGAACACGCGCGCGTACCTCTCGAGCTTCAACTTCAAGGGCACCGACCAGCAGAAGAAGGTCGGCGATCTCTCCGGCGGTGAGCGCAATCGGCTGCACCTCGCGAAGACGCTGATGACGGGGTCGAACCTCCTCCTGCTGGACGAGCCGACGAACGATCTCGACGTCGACACGCTGCGTGCCTTGGAGGAGGCGCTGCTGGACTTCTCGGGGTGCGCCGTCGTGATCTCGCACGATCGGTGGTTCCTGGACCGCGTGGCGACGCACATCCTCGCGTTCGAGGGGAACAGCGAGGTGGTGTGGCACGAGGGGAACTACCAGTCGTACATCGAGGACCTGCGCAAGCGCAAAGGCCCCGACGCCGATCAGCCGCACCGGATCGCGTACAAGAAGCTCGTGCGGGCGTAGGTAGGCATTCGCTTCGTGCGCACAGTCAGCCTCCCGGGGTCGGCAAACCCCTTGCGGTCTTATGGGTGGGGCAGTATTTCTGCACCCATAAGACCACAAGGGGTGCGCGGTGGACGGGACTGTGACCGAGCTCCGGAAGGGGGCGCTCGACGTGCTGATCCTCAAGACCGTCTCGTGGGGACCCGCCCACGGGTACGCGATCTCGCGCTGGATCCGTGAGACCACCGGCGGCACGCTGATCGTCGAGGAGGGGGCGCTCTACCCCGCGCTGCACCGCCTCGAGCAGAAGGGGTGGATCGAGTCCGAGTGGCGGCTCTCGGAGACCAACCGGCGCGTGAAATCGTACCGTATCACGCCGGCGGGCATGCGGCAGCTACATGCCGAGGCGTCGAGTTGGACGCGGTTCGCCGCCGCGATGGCGCAGGTCCTCGACGGCACCCGTGCCCCGGTGTGGGCGGCCGAGTCATGAGCCGCCTGCCGATGTGGCGCCGCTACCGTCGGCTGTTCGGCTCCGACGTCCGCGCCGATGTCGACGACGAGCTCCGCTACCACCTCGACATGCGCGCCCAAGAGCTGATCGACCGCGGCACGCCACCGGAGTCGGCGCGCGCCGAAGCGCTGCGCGCGTTCGGCGACCTCCAGGCGGTCTCCGCCGAGTGCGTGACCCTCGGTGAGGCACACGACCGCGAGCGCGACCGCCGCGAGTGGCTGGGCGAGCTGCGGCAGGACGTGACGTACGCCGTCCGGCAGCTCCTGCGCGAGCCGGCGTTCACGGCGATCGCCGTGCTGACGCTCGCGTTAGGCATCGGCGCCACGACGGCGATCTTCAGCGCGGTGCGCAGCGTCGTGCTGCGGCCGTTCCCGTTCGCGCACCCGGAGCGCGTGATGATGGTCTCCGAGCTGTGGCCCGGGAACAACGGCTCCGTGTCCGACGGCAACTTCGTCGACTGGCGCGCGCGGCAGACGACGTTCGAGAAGCTCTCGGCCGAGCAGTTCGCCGAATTCACGCTCGCCGACCGGAGCTCCGCCGACCGTCTCTCGGGCGGCAAGGTGACGAAGGACTTCTTCGCCGTGTTCGGCGTCGGGCCGGCGTTAGGCCGCACGTTCCGCCCGGAGGAGGACGAACCCGGGAACGACGGCGTCGTCGTACTCTCCGACGCGTTGTGGCGTACCCGGTTCGGCGCGGCAGCTGGCGTCGTCGGCCGCGAGGTGCAGCTCAACGGGCGACCGTACACCGTGATCGGCGTCATGCCCTCGGCGTTCGACCCGACCACCACGGGCGAGCAGCTGTGGGTGCCGCAGGCGTTCACCCCGGAGCGCGAGGCGAATCACGACCAGCACCACAACATCGTCGTCGGACGGCTGAAGCCAGGCGTGCCGGCGTCCCGCGCGCAGGCGGAGCTCACGGCGATCCAGAAGGAGCTCGACGCCCGCTACCCGAACGCGAACTTCGACGGCACGGTCGGCGTACGCCCGTTCGACGAGGCCGTCATCGGCGACTACCGCGAGCGGCTGTTCGTGACGCTGGGCGCCGTCGCGTTCGTGCTGCTCATCGCGTGCGGGAACGTCGCGAACCTGCTCCTCGCGCGCGGCGCGTCACGTGCCAAGGAGCTGGCCGTGCGCGCCGCGTTGGGCGCGCGGCGCGGGCGCATCGTCCGGCAGCTGCTCACGGAGAGCGTCGTGCTCGGCCTCGCCGCCGCGGTCGCGGGGCTCGGGCTGGCGTACGCGGGGATCGAGGTGCTCGTCGCCGCGGCGCCGGAAGGCATCCCGCGACTCAACGAGACGCGCGTCGACGTGGTGGTGCTCACGTTCACCGTCGCCGTCGCCCTCGCGAGCAGCGTGGTGTTCGGGCTCGTGCCGTCGCTGCGCGCATCGAAGCAGGACGTGCAGTCGACGCTGCGCGAGGGCGGACGCGGGTCGGGCGCCGTGAAGGACCGCGTCAGGCAGGCGCTCGTGGCGGCCGAGGTGGCGCTCGCGTGCACGCTGCTCGCCGGCGCGGGGCTGCTCGTGCGCAGCGCCATCTACCTGCAGCAGGTGAAGCCCGGCTTCGACCCGGCCGGCGTGGTCACGGCGCGTGTGACGCTGCCGGAGGTGCAGTACAAGGATCCGGCGCGCGCGCTGCAGGCGTTCCACGCCGTCGCCGAGCGGCTCGCCGCGCTCCCGGGTGTGAAGCTGGCGTCGCTCGGCTCCACCGCGCCGCTCGTCGGCGGGGACTTCACCAACGGCATCGTGCCGGAGGGGCAGCCGGCGGATCAGGAGCACCTCGTGCAAGCCGCCTCGCGCTTCGTGATGCCGGGCTACCTCGCGACGATGCGCATTCCGCTCGTGCGCGGCCGCGACTTCACCACGGCCGACGTCGCGGGCGCGCAGCGCGTGGCGATCGTGAGCGAGGCGCTCGCGAAGCGCGCCTGGCCGAACCAGGACCCGATCGGCAGGCGATTCGGATGCTGCGACGGCGCCCCGGGCGATCCGCGCTGGAAGACGGTGGTCGGCGTCGTCGGCGACGTGCACGCGGACGGGCCGGCCGCGGAGGTGCAGCCGGAGTTCTACATCCCGCTCGACCAGATGCCCGCGGCGGCGTGGGACTGGACGCGGCGGACGGTGACCGTCGTGGCGCGCGCATACGGCGAGGACAGGGCGCGCGTGGCGGGCGTTGCGGCGGCGATCCGCGCCGCGGTGCGTAGCGTGGACCCCGCGATCCCGGTCTACCGCGTTCGCCCGATGCGCGAGTTGATTCGCGGCTCGACGGCGGAGGCGCGGTTCAACACGCTGCTGTTGGGCCTCCTCGCTACCGCGGGGCTCGTGCTCGCGATGGTCGGGATCTACGGGGTGGTGGGCTACTTCGTCGCGCAGCGTGCGACGGAGATGGGCCTGCGCATGGCGTTAGGCGCGTCGCCGGCGGACGTGCTGCGGCTGCTGACGCTGCAGGGCGCGCGGCCGATCCTGGTGGGCGTCGGCGTCGGCGCGGCGATGGCGGTCGTCGCGACGCGGTTGCTGCGCACCGCGGTCGTCGGCGTGCGACCGAGCGACCCCGTGTCGCTCGCCGCCGCAGCAGCGGTGCTGTGCGTGGCCGGGCTCGCGGCGACGCTCGTGCCGGCGCGGCGGGCGACGCGGAGAGATCCGGCGCAGACACTCATGAGAAGCTGAGGGAGGCGGACGAGAGTAGCCGGAAGCATGGCTGCATGCTTAGCCATGAGCAGCTACGGTGGATCGGGGTCAAACGCCGCCTGACACGAGACGTCGGGTGTGACCGGATCCGACAACACGGTCTCGCGAGCAGCGCCTTGTCCCACGAGGCTTTCTCTGCCGGTCGGGCCACAACGAAAGGGACCGGACGAGCGCGCGAGCAGTCGACACCTGGTGCCGTGAGCGCGTGCACGCGCACGCTGCCGGCCGCCTAACGATCGCCTAACGCCAGCCTAACGCCCGCCTAACTCTTCCCGCCGGGTGCTCGGTGGCGGGCGGCGTGGTCATCGTGCTCATCGCCTGGTGGGTCGCTTCGCGCGGCGCAGGTGCTCGACGAACGCGCGGAGCGCGGGCGAGGCGTGCCGGCGCTGCGGATAGTACAGATAAAAACCGGGGAACGGCGTCGAGAACTCCTCGAGCACCGCGACCAGCTCGCCCCGCGCCATCGGCTCGCGCGACCGGCTCTCGTCGGCCAGGGTGAGTCCTGCCCCCGCTATGGCAAGGCGCACGTTGAGCGCCGGGTCGGTCGTCAGCACGCGTGCCGGCACCGCCACCGAGAAGTCGCGTCCGGTCTCGGGGTCGGTGAACTCCCAGCGGTACGGTGGCGCCGCGACGGTGGCGCCGCGGCGGTCGGGTGCCAGTTGATGCACGCGTGCTCCGCGAGGTCGCGCGGGTGCCTCGGCGACGGGTGCTTCGAGAAGTACGACGGCGCGCCGACCACGACGAGCCGCAGGTCGCCCGACACCGGCACGGCGATCATGTCCCTGTCGATCACCTCGCCGAGCCGGACGCCGGCGTCGTAGCCCTCGGCCACGATGTCGCGCGGCTCGTCGCTCAGCACGATGTCGAGCTGAACGTGTGGATGCGCGTCGAGGAACCCCGCGAGCAGCGCGCCGCTCAGAAAGCTCTCGGCCACGGGCGTCATCAGCAGGCGCACGACGCCTCGCGGCTCGGCGCTCAGCTCTCCGACGCTGGCGACCGCCGTCCGCACGTCCTCGAGCGCAGGCCGCACGGCGGCGTAGAGCCGCTCGCCCGCCTCGGTCAGGCGCACGCTCCGCGTCGTGCGCCGCACGAGCGAGACGCCCACGCGCTCCTCGAGCCGACGGATCGCCTGGCTCACGGCGGACCCCGTGACACCGAGCCGTTCGGCCGCGGCCCGGAAGCCCCTCGCCTCCGCGACGGCGACGAAGGTGGCCATGCCCTCCAGTTCATCGCTCATTGGGAAGTTCGACTACACAGGTCGCGAAGCATCGTCAAGTAGATCAGGCCACCGGAGGGTCGTTGATTGGATGGCACGCCGTGTACGACGCGCGGCAGCGACCCTCGGAGGAGTCATGCAGTACCGCACGCTCGGCAGTCTGGAGGTTTCCGCGCTGGGCTACGGCGCGATGGGGCTGACCGGCATGTACGGCCAGCCGACCGCGCGCCCAGAGGCGATCCGGCTGATCCGCGCCGCCTTCGAGCGGGGCGT
This DNA window, taken from Gemmatirosa kalamazoonensis, encodes the following:
- the ettA gene encoding energy-dependent translational throttle protein EttA yields the protein MAPQFIYVMKGLRKVIPPNRIILDDIWLSFYPGAKIGVLGPNGAGKSSLLRIMAGVDQDFQGEAWPHKGTKIGFLPQEPQLDPTKTVRENVEEALKEQRGKLTRFNEISAAFADPDADFDKLLEEQARVQEYIDTHDLWNLDNKIEIAMDALRLPPGDADVTKLSGGEKRRVALCKVLLEEPDMLLLDEPTNHLDAESVAWLEKHLETFPGTVVAITHDRYFLDNVAKWILELDRGRGVPYEGNYSGWLEQKRQRLAQEEKSASARQRTLERELEWVRMSPRARQSKSKARLQAYEQLASEAQQEKVVQNEIVIPPAPRLGNEVVVVRDLRKGFGDRLLIDDLSFSLPRAGIVGIIGPNGAGKTTFFKMIAGQETPDDGDVKIGETVVMGYVDQNRTLNPTNTVWQEVSGGSDTIMVGKREMNTRAYLSSFNFKGTDQQKKVGDLSGGERNRLHLAKTLMTGSNLLLLDEPTNDLDVDTLRALEEALLDFSGCAVVISHDRWFLDRVATHILAFEGNSEVVWHEGNYQSYIEDLRKRKGPDADQPHRIAYKKLVRA
- a CDS encoding PadR family transcriptional regulator: MTELRKGALDVLILKTVSWGPAHGYAISRWIRETTGGTLIVEEGALYPALHRLEQKGWIESEWRLSETNRRVKSYRITPAGMRQLHAEASSWTRFAAAMAQVLDGTRAPVWAAES
- a CDS encoding ABC transporter permease, yielding MSRLPMWRRYRRLFGSDVRADVDDELRYHLDMRAQELIDRGTPPESARAEALRAFGDLQAVSAECVTLGEAHDRERDRREWLGELRQDVTYAVRQLLREPAFTAIAVLTLALGIGATTAIFSAVRSVVLRPFPFAHPERVMMVSELWPGNNGSVSDGNFVDWRARQTTFEKLSAEQFAEFTLADRSSADRLSGGKVTKDFFAVFGVGPALGRTFRPEEDEPGNDGVVVLSDALWRTRFGAAAGVVGREVQLNGRPYTVIGVMPSAFDPTTTGEQLWVPQAFTPEREANHDQHHNIVVGRLKPGVPASRAQAELTAIQKELDARYPNANFDGTVGVRPFDEAVIGDYRERLFVTLGAVAFVLLIACGNVANLLLARGASRAKELAVRAALGARRGRIVRQLLTESVVLGLAAAVAGLGLAYAGIEVLVAAAPEGIPRLNETRVDVVVLTFTVAVALASSVVFGLVPSLRASKQDVQSTLREGGRGSGAVKDRVRQALVAAEVALACTLLAGAGLLVRSAIYLQQVKPGFDPAGVVTARVTLPEVQYKDPARALQAFHAVAERLAALPGVKLASLGSTAPLVGGDFTNGIVPEGQPADQEHLVQAASRFVMPGYLATMRIPLVRGRDFTTADVAGAQRVAIVSEALAKRAWPNQDPIGRRFGCCDGAPGDPRWKTVVGVVGDVHADGPAAEVQPEFYIPLDQMPAAAWDWTRRTVTVVARAYGEDRARVAGVAAAIRAAVRSVDPAIPVYRVRPMRELIRGSTAEARFNTLLLGLLATAGLVLAMVGIYGVVGYFVAQRATEMGLRMALGASPADVLRLLTLQGARPILVGVGVGAAMAVVATRLLRTAVVGVRPSDPVSLAAAAAVLCVAGLAATLVPARRATRRDPAQTLMRS